CCATGAAACTCATTCTCTTATTTTTTCCGCTCCTGGTCAGTTTGGTAACCCGGGCGCAATCAATCGATACAACCATTCGTGGTCTGGTGAAAGACGAACTGAACGAACCGCTGCCGGGCGCGACGGTTATCCTCTACCGGGCCGCCGATTCGACGTTGGTGCGGGGTGAAACAACCCAAAGTAACGGAAAATTTGCGTTTACCGGCCTGACCAGCAACGTCTATTATCTGCGGGTGACGAGCGTTGGCATGAAAGAATACCGCAGCGGCTCCCTGACAATTGATGAAGCGCACCCGGTTCTTGCGCTGCCCGCCATCCTGCTGAGTCCTTCCCGAACAACGTTGCAGGAAGTGAAGGTGGTGGCCAAACGGCCGTTGGTGGAGCAGGAAATTGACAAGACGGTGGTTAACGTGGATGCCTTAATTGGCAGCGCGGGAAACAATACGCTGGAGGTGCTGGAAAAAACGCCCGGTGTTACGGTGGGTACGGACGGAGAAATCAGCCTGAATGGCAAAAACGGGGTGCTGGTGCTGATCGACGGCCGGCAGACCTACCTCTCCGGTCCGGACCTGGCGGCTTACCTGCGCTCGCTGCCGGGCGGTTCGCTCGACAAACTGGAGCTGATGACCAACCCACCCGCCAAATACGACGCGGCCGGAACCGCCATCATCAACATCCGCCTGAAACGCAACCGGGTGCAGGGCTTTACCGGCGACGTAAGTGCCAGTTACAGCCAGGGCCGAACGGTCCGGAGCAACGAGGTCATCAACCTGAATTTTAACCGCAAAAAGCTGAATGTATTCGGTGGATTGAGTTATAACAAGGACGGTGATTACGCGGATAATTTCTATAACCGGACCTTTTATGGTGAGAATGGAGCCCTTATTTCATCGCTGCGTTTACAGAATAATTTCCGAACCAGTAGTCAGGGGTTGACGGGAAGACTGGGAATGGATTACGCCGTTTCACCGAAAACAACTTATGGATTTGTGGTCAGTATGCAGAGCCGTCCCCGTCGGGAATGGCGGGATATTACAAGCCAGAATTTTAACGCCAGTTCGCTAATCGACTCAGTGGGAGTGGGCGGAACCAACGGTAATTTTTCCTGGAAAAATAAGAGCGCCAACGTAAATTACAACCATCGGTTTGATCAGGCAGGGCGCGAAATAACGGCCGATTTAAGTTATGCTCAATACGAGTCGGACGGGGTACAACGGCTAACCAACGTTATGGTTTTGCCGGACGGAACTCCGCTCAACCATAGCGAATTTCTATTTAACCTGCCTTCAGATATCCAGATTTATACGGCAAAAGCGGATTACGTTCATCCATTAAAAAACAAGTTTTTGCTGGAAGCCGGCATTAAATCGAGTCTGGTTAATACCGATAACGATTCAAAGTACTATACCGTAATTGATCACAACAAGGTACCCGATTACGGCAAGTCGAACCATTTTATCTACCGGGAAAACATCAACGCGGCTTACGTGAATACGCGCAAGGAGTGGAAACTGCTGGGTATTCAGGCCGGTTTGCGGGTCGAAAATACGCTGGCGAACGGGCGGCAGTTGGGCAACGCGGAAGTACAAGCCAGCTCATTTGATAAGAATTACACGCGCTTCTTTCCAACGGTTTTTGTACGCTATAAACTGGATACGGTCGGAAAAAATACAGTGTCTTTAAGCCTGGCCCGCCGAATTAACCGGGCCAATTATCAATTGCTAAATCCGTTTGTATTCTTACGCGATACGTACTCGTATACGGCCGGGAATCCATTTTTAAATCCGCAGTATCATTACCAATACGAACTTAAATACCAGCATAAAACGCATCTCGGCATTGCGCTGCAATACAACCGCTTTACCGATGTAATTTTTCAACTGACGGAAACCGTCGGCGATTTATTCATTACCAGTCCCCGCAACGTAGCCAAAGGTTATATTCTCTCGCTGGCGACCAATCTGTCACTCGAACCCACCAAGTGGTGGCGGCTGAATGCCAATTTGATGGGTGCCCGAATGGCTCTTCAGGGAACGGCGTATACCGAGAAATTAACACCCGGGATCTTCCATGCCCGACTCAATGCCGTGAATCAGTTCCAGTTGAAGAAAGGATGGAGTGGAGAATTAATCGGCTTTTTTGCTACGAAAGATCTGGCGGGGCAAACCATTACCGAACCCCGCTACCGCGTCAGTTTTGCCGTGCAGAAAAAGATGCTGAAAGGGAAGGGGAGCCTGCGGTTTATGGCGGACGATCTCTTCCATTCCTGGCGGCAAAATGACCGCACCGTGAGCCTGAAACAGGCCGTAGCTTATCATACCGGCATCAGCGACACGCGCCGGGTTGGGCTGGCGTTTACGTACCGGTTTGGGAAGGAAACATTCGCCCGCAAACGCCGTCATACCGACAATGCGGCCGACGCGGAGAAGGGGCGCGTCGACTGAGCGGTAGCCCGACGGCCGGGATATAAAAAAGCGGCTTTGCGGAACTACATCCGCAAAGCCGCTGATAGCTTAAATTCCTCTAATTTATTTGTATTTATACAACGCTTCCCGTTGGGCTTTCACATTTTCATCCTCCAGGTACTCGTCGTAGGTCATCAGTTTGTCGAGGTGACCGTTGGGCGCGATTTCAATGATACGGTTGGCAATCGTCTGCGCAAACTGGTGGTCGTGTGAGGTGAACAACACCGGGCCTTTGAAGTCGATCAGACCGTTGTTGAGGGCCGTGATGGATTCCAGGTCGAGGTGGTTGGTCGGTTCGTCCAGCACCAGCAGGTTGGAGCCCGAAAGCATCACTTTCGAGAGCATACACCGCACTTTCTCACCCCCGGACAATACCGTCGCTTTCTTCAGCGACTCTTCACCCGAGAACAGCATCCGGCCCAGGAAGCCCCGAATAAAGCTTTCGTCTTTCTCGGCGGAAAACTGCCGCAGCCAGTCAACCAGGTTCAGGTCAGTCTGGAAAAATTTGTCGCGGCCCGTATCGTTCGGGAAATAGGACGGCGTAATGGTCACGCCCCACTTGAATTCCCCTTTGTCGGCTTTGCGTTCGCCCGCCAGAATGTCGAACAGGGCCGTTACGGCCAGACCGTCGCGGCTGAAAAGGAAAATCTTGTCGCCTTTCCGCATCGAAAACGACAGGTTGTTGAACAGCGTGACGCCCTCGTCGCTCGTGTAGCTGAGCCCTTCGACGCTCAGGATCTGGTCGCCCGGTTCGCGCTCCGGTTTGAAGTTGATATAGGGGTATTTCCGGGACGAAGGCGCGATGTCGTCGATGGTCAGTTTCTCCAGCAGCTTGGCGCGGCTGGTGGCCTGCTTGGACTTGGACGCGTTGGCCGAGAAGCGACGGATGAATTCTTCGAGTTCTTTCCGCTTGTCTTCCGTCCGTTTGTTCTGGTCCTGCCGTTGTTTCAGGGCGAGTTGGCTCGATTCGTACCAGAACGTATAGTTACCCGTGTACAGTTTAACTTTCGAAAAATCGATATCGACAATGTTCGTGCAGACCTGATCCAGGAAGTGCCGGTCGTGGGAAACCACGATAACGGTGTTCTGGAAGTTTGCCAGGAAGTTTTCCAGCCAGATGCTTGATTCAACATCAAGGTTGTTGGTCGGTTCGTCCAGCAGCAGGATGTCGGGGTTTCCGAACAGCGCCTGCGCCAGCAGCACCCGCACCTTTTCCGACCCGTTCAGGTCGGCCATCTGGGTGTAGTGCAGGTCTTCCTTGATGCCCAGACCGCTCAGCAGCGTAGCGGCATCCGATTCGGCATCCCAGCCGTTCATCTCGGCAAACTCAGCTTCGAGGTTGGCCGCCCGTTCGCCGTCGGCATCCGTGAAGTCGGATTTGGCGTAGAGCTCGTCTTTTTCCTGCATGATGTCATACAGGCGCTTGTTGCCCATGATGACGGTCTGCAACACCGGAAATTCGTCGTAGGCAAACTGGTTCTGATTCAGCACAGAAAGCCGTTCGCCCGGTGTGATGGTAATCGCGCCCGTCTGCGGTTCGATATCGCCCGACAGAATTTTCAGGAAAGTAGATTTACCGGCTCCGTTGGCTCCGATAACACCGTAACAGTTGCCGGGGGTGAATTTTATATTGACGTCGTCAAACAAAACCCGCTTGCCGTAGCGGAGCGAGACGTTTTGTACTGAAATCATTCGATGGTTCTCCTTATAGAAATGAAGCTGCAAAGGTACGGAAAGCTGGCCGTTTTTGCCATTTAAAAACAAAGGAATAACAAAAACCCCGGCACGAGCGGTCACTCAGCCGGGGTTGCGGAATATTCTGGCAGAAAATCGATCCAATCGGGCGAGGCCGGGAAAGCGGTTGCCGGAAATTAGTCGCGCTCAATTTTGCTGGCGCCACTGGCATTCTGGTTGACCTTGGCCGGATTGCCGCGGTAGCGGATTTTGCTGGCGCCACTGGCATCGGCAACCAGCGACTGGTTGGCCGTAATTTCGGCATGGCTGGTTCCGGATGCTTTCACATTCACCTCGTATGCTGCGTAATTGAACGCCTGCACGTTCGATGCGCCCGAGGCATCAATGACCAACTGGTCGATTCGACCCGCTACCGTATCATCATTGGTGGTCACTTGCGGGGTCTTCAGGTCCAGTTTTGAACCGCCCGACACCGTAACGTTGGTCCGGGATGCGAGCACCTCGAAGGAGCCGTGGGTACCGCCGGAAAGGTCGATATCCAGGCTGGCTGCGTTGGCAAACCCCTTGATCGTGGAATGAACACCCCCCGAAAATTTGGCCCCGCGCAGCGCCGGCATTGTGATGGTGAATGTGGTCGAAAATTTACGGTTGCGATGCGTGCGGTATTCGGCCGAAAGCGTGCCGTTGCGAACCACCACCTCCAGATCGTCCAGGTTGCGCTGATCGCCTTTGGCAACGACGCTGAAAGACGCGCCGGGCTGCACGTTGACGTCAAAACCGCTGCCCATTTCGAGCCGGTCGAAACCCGTCAGGGCGAAGGTTTGTTGCCCATCCTGCAACGGACCAACATCTTCCCGGTTGCAACTGGTTAACAAAGCGGCAGAAACCGTCAGGCTGGCGAATAAAAACAGGATTCGTTTCATAGTAGTTGTTGTTTGTATGCCGCAAAGTTGGCCGTGCTATCGGTGTTGCCCAAGTTTTTACTGACTCAATTGGCGATTTCCGGCCCTGAAACGTATAATAGCAGTTCCAAACCATACCGTTTAATCACCCGTCTGTTCATGACAAATCGACTCTTTTTTCCCTTTTTTGCCTTATTTTTCTGGTTTTCGGCCCCGGCCCAGTCGCCCTATAAGCCGTGGATGATTGGTGAATTTACCAAACAGCACGCGGCCAACCCGGTTCTGGATGCCCGCGCTACCACCACGTTTGCCTGCCCGGTGCGGAAAGAAACCGTGCGCTGGGAGGAAAAAGATGTGTTCAATCCGGCCGTTGTGGTGCGTAAAGGCAAGATTCACCTGATTTATCGGGCCGAAGATACCGTCGGGAAGCACGCCGGAACCTCGCGGCTGGGACTGGCAACGAGCACGGACGGCCTGCACTTCAAACGACGTCCGGAGCCGGTTTTTTACCCCGACAACGACGCCATGAACGTCTACGAATGGGAGGGCGGCTGCGAAGATCCGCGGATTGTGGAAAGTCCGGGGCGGGTGTACGTGATGACCTACACGGCCTACGACGGCGACAAAGCCCGGCTTTGCGTGGCTACTTCCCGCAACCTGGTGACGTGGAAAAAACAGGGGCTGGCGTTTGACGACCTGAAATACCGCAACGGATGGTCGAAGTCGGGTTCGATTGTGTGCAAACGGATCGGGAGCCGGATCGTGGCCCAGAAAATTAACGGTAAATACTGGATGTACTGGGGCGATCAGCCGCAGCTTTACTGCGCGTCGTCGCCGGACCTGATTCACTGGACGCCGGTGGAAACGACGGACGGCAAACTTTACGCGGTGGCCGAACGGCGCAAGGAAAAGTACGATTCTCGGCTGCTGGAACCCGGTCCGCCCGCGCTGCTGACGGCCAACGGCATTGTGCTGCTTTACAACGGCATGAACCTGCCCAAAGACGGCGACCGCGATCTGCCCGAAGGAACGTATGCCGCCGGGCAGTTGCTGTTCGATGCCAGCGATCCCACCAAACTGCTCGACCGCTCGGAGACTTATTTTATGAAGCCCGATCAGCCCTACGAGATCGTCGGACAGGTGAACAACGTCTGTTTTATCGAAGGACTCGTGCCCTACAAAGGCCAGTGGTTTCTGTATTACGGAACGGCGGATTCCAAAATTGCCGTAACGACGGCTCCGTTAAAATAGAAGCGAAACACCAGGTTTCATTCTTTTAAAAAGCCGTATTGCCTTACTTAGGGCATCGGTAAAATAGAAAAAATTCGCTTGAAATGGAGGTGAATAAATAGCTTATATTAGCTATTGTTCACCTTTTTTATGCACTATAATTTTGCGTTGTCAACCAGAAGGTTAGTTAGCGCTATCTACCAGTTTACTTCTTTGTTGCTTCACGGCTAAGGCCCGCCGGTATAGCGGGGTGATGAGTCTATTGTTCTTATAGTCAGTCGGTAGTGGGTCGATCTGCCAAGGATTCGTATTGCTTGATCGGTATAGAATCTGAAGTAGGGTAAGCCGAGAAGCCGTCATCCTTTAGTTTTAATTGTCTCTTTTTTAACCGTTATTATTCAACTTAACACGATGCAAACCGAACAAACCGTGCAAAGCGTGGGCGGCTTTTTCAATCCCAGCAAAGGAATTGATTATTACGCCTACTTGGGAGATTCACAATTTTCAATTCAGTTTCAAAAGCCATCGTCTACAACCCCCTGGGGAACGCCTGGTCAGATGTTGGCGAATAATTTCCAGATTTCGGAATCAGATATTGGAATGCTGGAACACACCGGCCGATTCCAGTGGCACCTGAAGCAAAACGGCAATGAGATCGCTTCCCGGTACGCCGAAATTGCCCCTTCCGACGGAAGCCTGGGCGACTGCAACATGGCAAATATGATGCAGACGCCTTCGCTCGTTTCGCCAGGTTACGCGGTTTCCTACGGGTTTTACGATTCCGGCTCGGGCAAAATCGGTACCCTGACCAACCAGGATCAATCGTATGTTTACGCCACCGCCAATCTGTCAAACTGGATGCGTGATTTGGTCAACGCGAGTCCGGCGGTTGGGAGTGCGCCCTTCAACTGCTTTGTGCTGCCCGGCGCCCACGATGCCGGTATGTTTGACCTGAATTGCTGTCAGACGCTGTTGAATAACGACACGTTTCGGAGTAATCTGGGAGCCGCCGTCGGGGTCGGTATTGCTACGTTGCCCACCAGCGTTGTCAACCGCATCATTATCAACCTGGCTTTTACCCAGAAAGATACCGTCAATACCATGCTGGATCTGGGCATCCGGTATTTTGACTTCCGACCGGGGTACTGCATAACCGACCCGACGGCCGCGGGCGGACTTTATCACCAGCATAACTTTATTCCGGGTTACTCCTACGAACAGTTTCTTCAGAACTGCCTGTCGTGGCTGATGAGTCACCCCACCGAAATTGTCGTTGTTGCGCTGGGCCATTCGGGGTTCAACAAAGATTTCATGCGGGCTTCAACCGATACGCTGTCGGCCTACCTCGATGGTGCCATGCAGGCTACCCACACGGCGGGCGAAGCCGGAGAGATGCCCGCCATCGTAGTGGGTGACAAAAGCGATTTGTCCAGCTCGTACAACAACCTGATTGCTGCCAGAAAACGGCTCATCTTCCTGAACCAGTACGGCTTTCCCAACGACGCGGCCAAATACGATTCGTACAACGACGGCTACCAGACCACGGATATTAACGTGATTTTGAGCGCTTTAAACAACATGAACGCGGGTGGTCAGAACGGAAATGACTATACGGTTCTGCAGCTACAAGGGACGGCTTCCGGGGCGGGGGGCGGCATTTTTGGTTCAGTTGCCACGCTGAACGATGCGTCGTCACCCCTGATGTCAACGAAAGCCAAATTTGATAATGCGACCTACTCGTGGTTGATGAACAACGTGCCGGGCCGGTTTTCAAACCAGCAGCTGCTGGTTTGTCTGAATGATTTTGCGGATAACGCACTCACGCAAATCTGTTCGACACTGACCCGGCAACGCGCCGGAGCGTAAATCCGTTCGAAATCGGGGGTTCCGCAGGGAGGGCTTGCAACCCGGGCCATTTCTGCGGAACCCCCAATTTTATGTATTGTTAAATACCGTCCAATCAAAACGGCTCAACCGTACCCCGTCCCGCATCCAGCCGCAACACCTGCGAAACGCACCGCGGAATTTCCTCGGCGTAATGCGAAACGTACAGCAGCGTTCGGTCGGGCGACTGGCACAGTTCATCGACCAGGTCCCGGAAGCGGGCGATGTGGGCCGGATCGAGGTTCTGGCAGGGTTCGTCCAGCACCAGCAGGGGCGGATTTTTCACCAGCGCCCGCGCCAGCAGAATCCAGCGCTGTTCGCCCGTGGAAAGTTGCGAAAGCCGTTTGTCGCGCAGGTGCTGAACGCGCAACAGGTCCAGCATAAACTCCACCCGCTCGGTCTGCTCCGGCGTCGTTTTGCGAAACAGCCCCGCCGTATCAAACAGGCCCGACGCCACCACTTTCCAGACCGACTGCTCACGGGGAAAGTAGAGGTGAAGCTCGGGCGACACAAAACCGATGTTGCGTTTGATGTCCCAGATGCTTTCGCCGGTGCCGCGCTTGCGGTCAAACAACGCATAGTCGTTTCGGTAGCTTTGGGGGTTGTCGGCCGTGATTAAACTCAGGAGGGTGGATTTTCCCGAACCGTTCGGCCCTAGCACCGCCCATTTTTCGCCCCGGCGCACCTGCCAGTTGATGCCCTCCAGCACCGTCTTCTCACCGTAACTCACGGTTACATTCCGCATCCGGATGGCGTCCTCGAACGCAAGGGCCGAGGTGTTCAGCCAGCGGGGGAGCAGGGCCGGATCGGTGAGGGTTTCGGGCGCAGATTCGGGCAGGGCCGGCATTTCCGCTTTCGGCCCCTGCCAACTGATCTGTCCGTCGGCCAGTTCCACAACGTGCGTCATGCAGTCGGGAATTTCGCGGGGTGTGGTTGCCAGCACCAGCGTAGTGCCTTCGGCGGCAATGCGGTTCAGAATACCGTGTAACCGTTCCCGGCTGGCGACATCCAGACCGCCGAACGAGTTGTCGAGCAGCAGGATTTTGGGGCGTCGCAGCAGCGAACGCGCCAGCAGTGTCCGGCGGGTTTCGCCGTTGGAAAGCGAGGTGAGCCGCCGGTTCAGCAGGTGGGTGATGTGCACCCATTCGGCCACTTCGGCCAGCCACGCTTCCGGGTAAGCCGGGGGCGGCAGGGTAACGGATTGAGCGTCAATGGTGCCGGTGGGCTTAATTTGATGCTGCAAGACTTCCCACACCGTCGGTGCTTCTTCGGCGGCATCGGCGTTAAACCGCTGCTGGTAGAACTGGGCCGACGACGCCACTTTGCGGTCAAACTGGTAATCGTTGGCGACGTGTTCGACGGTATCACGCAGCGGCCCAACCGGATGCAGATACGTACCACCCGCCACCGGCAGCCGCCCGCTCAACGCATCCAGCAATGAACTTTTGCCCGCGCCGGTTGCACCCAGAACGGCCCAGTTTTCGCCCGCCCGGAGCGACCAGTTGAGGTGTTGCAGCACAAGGCCGGTGGGCCGGCGAACGGTGGTATTTTGCAGGGAAAGTAAGGGGGAAACGGCCATCTTGGGTCAAATTTTAACCCCCAAACTTAGCAAGACCCGTAGAAAGATCAGACCGTGGATTCGGATTTATCTTTTGCGCGGGCGGTTTTTTTCGGGAACGGACGCCGTTGTGTCCTCTTTCCGGCGTCTTTCCAAAAGCTTCTAATCCGCGC
This Larkinella insperata DNA region includes the following protein-coding sequences:
- a CDS encoding TonB-dependent receptor; translated protein: MKLILLFFPLLVSLVTRAQSIDTTIRGLVKDELNEPLPGATVILYRAADSTLVRGETTQSNGKFAFTGLTSNVYYLRVTSVGMKEYRSGSLTIDEAHPVLALPAILLSPSRTTLQEVKVVAKRPLVEQEIDKTVVNVDALIGSAGNNTLEVLEKTPGVTVGTDGEISLNGKNGVLVLIDGRQTYLSGPDLAAYLRSLPGGSLDKLELMTNPPAKYDAAGTAIINIRLKRNRVQGFTGDVSASYSQGRTVRSNEVINLNFNRKKLNVFGGLSYNKDGDYADNFYNRTFYGENGALISSLRLQNNFRTSSQGLTGRLGMDYAVSPKTTYGFVVSMQSRPRREWRDITSQNFNASSLIDSVGVGGTNGNFSWKNKSANVNYNHRFDQAGREITADLSYAQYESDGVQRLTNVMVLPDGTPLNHSEFLFNLPSDIQIYTAKADYVHPLKNKFLLEAGIKSSLVNTDNDSKYYTVIDHNKVPDYGKSNHFIYRENINAAYVNTRKEWKLLGIQAGLRVENTLANGRQLGNAEVQASSFDKNYTRFFPTVFVRYKLDTVGKNTVSLSLARRINRANYQLLNPFVFLRDTYSYTAGNPFLNPQYHYQYELKYQHKTHLGIALQYNRFTDVIFQLTETVGDLFITSPRNVAKGYILSLATNLSLEPTKWWRLNANLMGARMALQGTAYTEKLTPGIFHARLNAVNQFQLKKGWSGELIGFFATKDLAGQTITEPRYRVSFAVQKKMLKGKGSLRFMADDLFHSWRQNDRTVSLKQAVAYHTGISDTRRVGLAFTYRFGKETFARKRRHTDNAADAEKGRVD
- a CDS encoding ABC-F family ATP-binding cassette domain-containing protein, which gives rise to MISVQNVSLRYGKRVLFDDVNIKFTPGNCYGVIGANGAGKSTFLKILSGDIEPQTGAITITPGERLSVLNQNQFAYDEFPVLQTVIMGNKRLYDIMQEKDELYAKSDFTDADGERAANLEAEFAEMNGWDAESDAATLLSGLGIKEDLHYTQMADLNGSEKVRVLLAQALFGNPDILLLDEPTNNLDVESSIWLENFLANFQNTVIVVSHDRHFLDQVCTNIVDIDFSKVKLYTGNYTFWYESSQLALKQRQDQNKRTEDKRKELEEFIRRFSANASKSKQATSRAKLLEKLTIDDIAPSSRKYPYINFKPEREPGDQILSVEGLSYTSDEGVTLFNNLSFSMRKGDKIFLFSRDGLAVTALFDILAGERKADKGEFKWGVTITPSYFPNDTGRDKFFQTDLNLVDWLRQFSAEKDESFIRGFLGRMLFSGEESLKKATVLSGGEKVRCMLSKVMLSGSNLLVLDEPTNHLDLESITALNNGLIDFKGPVLFTSHDHQFAQTIANRIIEIAPNGHLDKLMTYDEYLEDENVKAQREALYKYK
- a CDS encoding head GIN domain-containing protein, which codes for MKRILFLFASLTVSAALLTSCNREDVGPLQDGQQTFALTGFDRLEMGSGFDVNVQPGASFSVVAKGDQRNLDDLEVVVRNGTLSAEYRTHRNRKFSTTFTITMPALRGAKFSGGVHSTIKGFANAASLDIDLSGGTHGSFEVLASRTNVTVSGGSKLDLKTPQVTTNDDTVAGRIDQLVIDASGASNVQAFNYAAYEVNVKASGTSHAEITANQSLVADASGASKIRYRGNPAKVNQNASGASKIERD
- a CDS encoding glycoside hydrolase family 130 protein, whose amino-acid sequence is MTNRLFFPFFALFFWFSAPAQSPYKPWMIGEFTKQHAANPVLDARATTTFACPVRKETVRWEEKDVFNPAVVVRKGKIHLIYRAEDTVGKHAGTSRLGLATSTDGLHFKRRPEPVFYPDNDAMNVYEWEGGCEDPRIVESPGRVYVMTYTAYDGDKARLCVATSRNLVTWKKQGLAFDDLKYRNGWSKSGSIVCKRIGSRIVAQKINGKYWMYWGDQPQLYCASSPDLIHWTPVETTDGKLYAVAERRKEKYDSRLLEPGPPALLTANGIVLLYNGMNLPKDGDRDLPEGTYAAGQLLFDASDPTKLLDRSETYFMKPDQPYEIVGQVNNVCFIEGLVPYKGQWFLYYGTADSKIAVTTAPLK
- a CDS encoding ATP-binding cassette domain-containing protein; amino-acid sequence: MAVSPLLSLQNTTVRRPTGLVLQHLNWSLRAGENWAVLGATGAGKSSLLDALSGRLPVAGGTYLHPVGPLRDTVEHVANDYQFDRKVASSAQFYQQRFNADAAEEAPTVWEVLQHQIKPTGTIDAQSVTLPPPAYPEAWLAEVAEWVHITHLLNRRLTSLSNGETRRTLLARSLLRRPKILLLDNSFGGLDVASRERLHGILNRIAAEGTTLVLATTPREIPDCMTHVVELADGQISWQGPKAEMPALPESAPETLTDPALLPRWLNTSALAFEDAIRMRNVTVSYGEKTVLEGINWQVRRGEKWAVLGPNGSGKSTLLSLITADNPQSYRNDYALFDRKRGTGESIWDIKRNIGFVSPELHLYFPREQSVWKVVASGLFDTAGLFRKTTPEQTERVEFMLDLLRVQHLRDKRLSQLSTGEQRWILLARALVKNPPLLVLDEPCQNLDPAHIARFRDLVDELCQSPDRTLLYVSHYAEEIPRCVSQVLRLDAGRGTVEPF